One Glycocaulis abyssi DNA window includes the following coding sequences:
- a CDS encoding NAD(+) synthase produces the protein MSKRGVMPAFHNLYRHGFVRVAAFAPHVAPGDPMENAARQIKLAKEADKSRAALVLFPELSLTGYALDDLHHQALMLQAAEQAAAALIDASIDLMPLLVAGAPVAVDGQLYNCALIIRRGRLLGVVPKSYLPNYREFHEKRWFAEGGAAMADTVRYAGQDAAFGTKLVFTASDVPGFSFMAEICEDLWAVHPPSLDGALAGANIIVNLSASNALIGKAREREALVRVQSQRTLSAYIFAASGTGESTTDLTWDGQTIACELGETIAQGPRFEDNTGLVTEIDVERIVQDRLRFSTFRDGARNARERLTGWRKVSFTAAPPLDETLPLERTIRRFPFVPSDRERLDEDCFEAWSIQVEALVQRLRSSGISRAVIGISGGLDSTQALIVTARAFDRLDLPRADILAYTLPGFATSEATREQAIALADAMGVTHREIDIRPAAERMLADLGHPFTDGRAEYDVTFENVQAGLRTDYLFRAANHEGALVIGTGDLSEAALGWCTYGVGDHMSHYNVNAGLPKTLIQHLIAWAARTGRAGEAAGPVLERILATEISPELVPAGENGQIQSTQSVIGPYPLQDFTLHYVVRYGFGPEKIAFLQKTAWGESSRSDWPDHVAEADRHHYTMADILKWLDVFHTRFFGQSQFKRSAVPNGPKLTSAGALSPRGDWRMPSDMSAKLWREAIGRLKDELGEK, from the coding sequence ATGAGCAAAAGGGGCGTCATGCCGGCCTTTCACAATCTTTATCGCCACGGCTTTGTGCGCGTAGCCGCCTTTGCGCCCCATGTTGCGCCCGGCGACCCGATGGAGAATGCGGCCCGCCAGATCAAACTGGCCAAAGAGGCTGATAAGAGCCGCGCTGCGCTGGTCCTCTTCCCTGAGCTGTCCCTGACCGGCTATGCGCTGGATGATCTCCACCATCAGGCTTTGATGCTGCAGGCCGCAGAGCAGGCGGCAGCGGCCCTCATTGACGCCTCGATCGACCTCATGCCGCTACTTGTCGCCGGTGCGCCGGTAGCGGTCGATGGCCAGCTTTATAACTGCGCCCTCATCATCCGTCGCGGGCGGCTTCTGGGCGTGGTGCCAAAGAGCTATCTGCCCAATTACCGTGAATTCCACGAAAAGCGCTGGTTTGCCGAAGGCGGCGCGGCAATGGCAGATACTGTGCGCTATGCGGGGCAGGACGCTGCCTTTGGCACCAAACTCGTCTTCACCGCCAGCGATGTGCCCGGCTTCAGCTTCATGGCCGAAATCTGCGAGGATCTGTGGGCGGTCCATCCGCCAAGCCTTGATGGCGCGCTGGCGGGCGCGAATATCATCGTCAACCTGTCGGCCTCCAACGCCCTGATCGGCAAGGCACGCGAGCGTGAAGCACTGGTGCGCGTGCAGTCCCAGCGCACACTATCGGCCTACATCTTCGCCGCCTCCGGCACAGGCGAGAGCACGACAGACCTCACCTGGGACGGGCAGACGATTGCCTGCGAGCTGGGCGAGACCATCGCGCAAGGCCCGCGCTTTGAGGACAACACCGGCCTCGTCACCGAGATCGACGTGGAGCGGATCGTGCAGGACCGGCTGCGCTTTTCCACCTTCCGGGACGGTGCCCGCAATGCACGCGAGCGCCTGACCGGCTGGCGGAAAGTGAGCTTCACAGCTGCCCCACCCCTGGATGAAACGCTGCCATTGGAACGTACAATCCGACGCTTCCCCTTCGTGCCATCAGACCGCGAACGTCTGGACGAGGACTGTTTTGAAGCCTGGTCAATACAGGTAGAGGCACTGGTCCAGCGCTTGCGCTCCAGCGGTATCAGCCGCGCCGTTATCGGCATATCGGGCGGACTGGATTCCACACAGGCCCTCATCGTCACCGCGCGCGCCTTCGACCGGTTGGACCTGCCGCGTGCCGATATTCTCGCCTACACCCTGCCCGGCTTTGCCACCAGCGAGGCAACGCGCGAACAGGCCATCGCGCTGGCAGACGCCATGGGCGTCACCCATCGCGAGATCGATATCCGCCCGGCGGCCGAGCGCATGCTGGCCGATCTTGGTCACCCCTTTACTGATGGCCGGGCCGAATACGATGTGACATTCGAGAATGTGCAGGCGGGCCTGCGTACCGACTATCTCTTCCGCGCCGCCAATCATGAGGGCGCGCTGGTGATCGGCACCGGCGATCTCTCCGAGGCTGCGCTCGGCTGGTGCACCTATGGCGTTGGCGATCACATGTCGCACTACAACGTCAATGCGGGCCTGCCCAAAACCCTGATCCAGCATCTCATCGCCTGGGCCGCGCGCACCGGCCGGGCAGGGGAGGCGGCTGGCCCGGTACTGGAGCGCATCCTGGCAACCGAAATCTCCCCTGAGCTGGTGCCAGCCGGAGAGAACGGGCAAATCCAGAGCACGCAGAGCGTGATCGGCCCCTACCCCTTGCAGGATTTCACCCTGCATTATGTGGTGCGCTATGGCTTCGGGCCGGAGAAGATCGCCTTCCTGCAGAAGACCGCCTGGGGCGAAAGCTCGCGCAGCGACTGGCCCGATCACGTGGCAGAGGCCGACCGTCATCACTACACGATGGCCGATATCCTCAAATGGCTGGACGTGTTCCACACCCGCTTTTTCGGCCAGAGCCAGTTCAAGCGCTCGGCCGTGCCCAACGGGCCGAAACTCACCTCCGCTGGCGCGCTCTCCCCGCGCGGGGACTGGCGCATGCCCTCCGACATGAGCGCAAAGCTCTGGCGCGAGGCGATTGGCCGGCTGAAAGACGAGCTTGGGGAAAAATAA